Proteins co-encoded in one Parus major isolate Abel chromosome 17, Parus_major1.1, whole genome shotgun sequence genomic window:
- the SARDH gene encoding sarcosine dehydrogenase, mitochondrial, with protein MSYMSRAWRAAAPWRSPRPFSSSSGPTAKKSVPYQRTLQAEGPCEPSRPPPASAQVVVVGGGSLGCQTTYHLAKMGLRDVVLLERDRLTSGTTWHTAGLLWQLRPSDVEVELLAHTRDVVSRDLPAETGLHTGWLENGGLFIASNKQRLDEYKRLMSLGKVYGVESHVLTPSQTKDLYPLMNIDDLYGTLYVPKDGTMDPAGTCSTLARAATARGATIIENCPVTGIQVRTDDFGVKKVHAVETAHGTIQTPCVVNCAGVWAQALGRLAGVHVPLVAMHHAYVVTERIEGIQNMPNVRDHDASVYLRLQGDALSVGGYESNPIFWEEVSEKFAFGLFDLDWDVFMQHIEGAVNRVPVLEKTGIKSTVCGPESFTADHKPLMGEAPEVRGFFLGCGFNSAGMMLGGGCGRELAHWIIHGRPEKDMYGYDIRRFHHSLTDNNRWIKERSHESYAKNYSVVFPHDEPLAGRNVRKDPLHEELLRQGCVFQERHGWERPGWFSPGGAAPVLDYDYYGAYGHERHRDYTYNRLLGDEYTFDFPPHHHIIRNECLTCRNALALFDMSYFGKFYLVGPDATKAADWLFSADVSKAPGSTVYTCMLNQQGGVESDLTVSRISPGAQGSPLAPAFEGDGYYLAIGGAVAQHNWSHITTVLQDMKFQCKLLDCSEELGMMSIQGPLSRAVLQEVLDTDLSNEAFPFSTHKITTAAGCKVRAMRLSFVGEMGWELHVPRADCVKVYQAVMQAGARHGIANAGYRAIDSLSIEKGYRHWHADLRPDDTPLEAGLAFTCKLKSSIPFLGREAVEAQKAKGIFRRLVCFTTEEKVPMFGLEAVWRDGKVVGHIRRADFGFAIDKTIAYGYIRDPAGGPVSLDFVKSGSYELERMGVTFPAQAHTKSPFDPDNKRVKGFY; from the exons ATGTCCTACATGAGCCGTGCCTGGCGGGCAGCAGCCCCCTGGAGAAGTCCCCGgcccttcagcagctcctcGGGCCCCACGGCCAAGAAGAGCGTCCCGTACCAGAGGACGCTGCAGGCCGAGGGTCCCTGCGAGCCCAGCCGGCCCCCGCCAGCCTCGGCacaggtggtggtggtgggtgggggcagcctgggctgccagACCACCTATCACCTGGCCAAAATGGGGCTCAGGGacgtggtgctgctggagagggaccGCCTGACGTCGGGCACCACCTGGCACACGGCAG GTCTCCTGTGGCAGCTGCGTCCCAGCGATGTGGaagtggagctgctggcacacacCAGGGATGTGGTGAGCCGGGATCTGCCGGCCGAGACCGGGCTGCACACGGGCTGGCTGGAGAACGGGGGGCTCTTCATCGCCTCCAACAAGCAGCGCCTGGATGAGTACAAAAGGCTCATGTCG CTGGGGAAGGTGTATGGTGTGGAGTCCCACGTGCTGACCCCGTCACAGACCAAGGACCTGTACCCTCTGATGAACATTGATGACCTCTATGGCACCCTGTATGTCCCCAAGGATGGCACCATGGACCCCGCTGGCACCTGCTCCACCCTCGCCAGAGCAGCAACTGCCAGAGGTGCTACG ATCATCGAGAACTGCCCAGTCACGGGCATCCAGGTGAGAACTGATGATTTTGGGGTGAAGAAGGTGCATGCAGTGGAGACAGCCCACGGGACCATCCAGACCCCCTGTGTGGTGAACTGTGCAG GAGTGTGGGCACAAGCCCTGGGCCGGCTGGCAGGCGTGCACGTGCCGCTGGTGGCCATGCACCACGCCTACGTGGTAACCGAGCGCATCGAGGGCATCCAG AACATGCCAAACGTTCGTGATCACGACGCCTCGGTCTATCTCCGTCTCCAAGGCGATGCCCTTTCCGTGGGTGGATATGAGTCAAACCCCATCTTCTGGGAGGAG GTAtctgaaaaatttgcttttggcCTCTTTGACCTGGACTGGGATGTTTTCATGCAGCACATCGAGGGTGCTGTCAACAGAGTGCCAGTTCTGgagaaaacaggaattaaatCCACCGTCTGTGGGCCAG agtCATTCACAGCCGACCACAAACCACTCATGGGAGAAGCTCCGGAAGTCCGAGGGTTCTTCCTCGGCTGCGGCTTCAACAGCGCTG ggatgaTGCTGGGAGGTGGCTGCGGCAGGGAATTGGCTCACTGGATCATCCACGGCCGGCCGGAGAAGGACATGTACGGCTACGACATCAG GAGGTTCCACCACTCCCTGACCGACAACAACCGCTGGATCAAGGAGCGCAGCCACGAGTCCTACGCCAAGAACTATTCCGTCGTCTTCCCCCACGATGAGCCCCTGGCAGGACGAAATGTGAGGAAGGACCCCCTGCACGAG GAGCTGCTGCGacagggctgtgttttccaggagagaCATGGCTGGGAGAGACCCGGCTGGTTCAGCCCTGGGGGAGCAGCCCCG GTCCTGGATTACGATTATTACGGTGCCTACGGCCACGAGCGCCACAGGGACTACACCTACAACCGCCTGCTCGGGGACGAGTACACCTTCGACTTCCCCCCTCACCACCACATC ATCAGGAATGAATGTTTAACGTGCAGGAACGCCCTGGCTCTCTTTGACATGTCTTATTTTGGGAAATTCTACCTGGTTGGACCTGATGCTACAAAAGCAGCAGACTGGCTCTTCAGTGCTGATGTGAGCAAGGCTCCAG GCTCCACCGTGTACACCTGCATGCTGAACCAGCAGGGTGGTGTGGAGAGCGACCTGACCGTCAGCAGGATCAGTCCTGGGGCCCAGGGCTCGCCCCTGGCCCCTGCTTTTGAAG GGGATGGATACTACCTGGCCATCGGTGGGGCTGTGGCTCAGCACAACTGGTCCCACATCACCACCGTGCTGCAGGACATGAAATTCCAGTGCAAACTCCTCGactgctcagaggagctgggcaTGATGAGCATCCAGGGCCCTCTGAG CCGTGCTGTCCTCCAAGAAGTGCTTGACACTGACCTCAGCAATGAGGCCTTCCCCTTCTCCACACACAAGATCACCACGGCTGCAGGATGCAAG GTTCGTGCCATGAGGCTGTCGTTCGTGGGTGAgatgggctgggagctgcacgTGCCCAGGGCTGACTGTGTCAAGGTTTACCAGGCAGTGATGCAGGCAGGAGCCCGGCACGGCATCGCCAACGCCGGCTACAGAGCCATCGACAGCCTCAGCATCGAGAAAG GCTACAGGCACTGGCACGCTGACCTGCGCCCCGATGACACCCCGCTAGAAGCAGGTCTGGCCTTCACCTGCAAGCTCAAGTCCAGCATCCCCTTCCTGGGCCGGGAGGCTGTGGAGGCTCAGAAAGCCAAGGGCATCTTCCGCCGCCTGGTGTGCTTTACCACAGAGGA GAAGGTGCCCATGTTCGGCCTGGAGGCGGTCTGGAGGGACGGCAAGGTGGTGGGCCACATCCGCCGGGCAGATTTTGGATTTGCCATTGACAAAACCATCGCCTACGGCTACATCCGTGACCCTGCGGGGGGCCCG GTTTCCCTGGATTTTGTGAAGAGTGGCAGCTACGAGCTGGAGCGGATGGGAGTGaccttcccagcccaggctcacACCAAGTCCCCGTTCGACCCCGACAACAAACGTGTGAAGGGCTTTTACTGA
- the DBH gene encoding dopamine beta-hydroxylase isoform X1, with translation MQLKSITYPACPGGPAHKWAQPGIRCCPGRMQNSKSKPCSCPSLKLREMVSMYFTMVAAFLVILVVALQGSVPHESDFPYTVPLDPQGLLELSWNVSYPEQAVHFQLLIRDLRFGLLFGMSDRGEFENADLAVLWSDGHNSYFGDAWSDARGQLHMDSQQDYQLLGARRAPEGLYLLFRRAFSTCDPKDYLIEDGTVHLIYGILEKPVHSLQAINVSALHGGLQRVQLLKPNISIPELPSDMKTMEITAPDVVIPSQETTYWCYMAELPEGFPKHHIIMYEPVVTAGNEALVHHMEVFQCAAEFDSFPHYNGPCDSKMKPERLNYCRHVLAAWAMGAQAFYYPEEAGLAFGGPGSSRYLRLEIHYHNPLVFKGRRDSSGIRLYYTATLRPYDAGIMELGLVYTPVMAIPPGEDSFILTGYCTDKCTQLALPAAGIRIFASQLHTHLAGRKVVTVLSRDGRERQVVNADRHYSPHFQEIRMLKEVVAVFPGDELITTCTYNTEDRSRATVGGFGILEEMCVNYVHYYPQTQLELCKSAVDPGYLHRYFNLVNRFNDEEICMCPQVSVPQQFHSIPWNTFNRDVLKSLYGFAPISMHCNKSSAVRFPVGTASPPKLPDRIPRCKLCLRCSGHIQTQQAQGRGLDLPGNPWLMQDMEPSPALCLDNRSGAHHGCSQPDPVRRCICIK, from the exons ATGCAATTAAAGAGTATCACTTACCCAGCTTGCCCAGGAGGACCAGCACATAAATGGGCACAGCCAGGCATCAGGTGCTGTCCTGGCAGGATGCAGAACTCCAAGAgcaagccctgctcctgccccagcctcaAGCTGCGGGAGATGGTATCCATGTACTTCACCATGGTGGCGGCGTTCCTGGTCATCCTGgtggtggctctgcagggctcgGTGCCCCACGAGAGTGATTTCCCCTACACGGTGCCcctggatccccaggggctgctggagctctcctggaatGTCAGCTACCCCGAGCAAGCCGTGCATTTCCAGCTCCTCATCAGGGACCTGCGGTTCGGGCTCCTCTTCGGGATGTCGGACAGGGGCGAGTTTGAGAACGCGGACCTGGCCGTGCTCTGGAGCGATGGGCACAACTCCTACTTTGGG GATGCCTGGAGTGATGCCAGGGGGCAGCTCCACATGGATTCCCAGCAGGACTATCAGCTCCTTGGGGCTCGCAGGGCTCCTGAGGGGCTCTACCTCCTCTTCAGAAGAGCCTTCAGCACCTGTGACCCCAAGGACTACCTGATAGAG GATGGCACCGTGCACCTGATCTACGGCATCCTGGAGAAACCGGTGCATTCCCTACAAGCCATCAACGTCTCTGCCCTCCACGGGGGGCTGCAGAGGGTGCAGCTGCTAAAACCCAACATCAGCATCCCTGAGCTGCCCAGTGACATGAAGACCATGGAGATAACAGCCCCAGATGTTGTCATTCCCAGCCAGGAGACGACCTACTGGTGCTACATGGCAGAACTCCCAGAGGGCTTCCCCAAACACCACATCATCATG TACGAGCCAGTGGTCACGGCGGGCAATGAGGCTCTTGTGCACCACATGGAAGTTTTCCAGTGCGCGGCCGAGTTCGACAGCTTCCCCCACTACAACGGGCCCTGTGACTCCAAGATGAAACCAGAGCGCCTCAACTACTGCAGACACGTGCTGGCAGCTTGGGCCATGGGGGCACAG GCTTTCTATTACCCTGAAGAAGCAGGTCTTGCCTTTGGTGGCCCAGGCTCCTCCAGATATTTGCGTCTGGAGATCCATTACCACAATCCCCTGGTGTTCAAAG GTCGCCGTGACTCCTCAGGGATCCGTCTGTACTACACGGCCACACTTCGTCCTTATGATGCTGGAATCATGGAGCTGGGCTTGGTGTACACCCCAGTGATGGCCATTCCCCCTGGAGAGGACAGCTTCATCCTCACAGGGTACTGCACTGATAAATGCACCCAGCTG gctcTTCCCGCTGCTGGCATCCGCATCTTTGCCTCCCAGCTCCACACACACCTGGCAGGGAGGAAAGTGGTGACGGTGCTGTCCCGGGACGGGAGGGAGCGGCAGGTTGTGAACGCTGACAGACACTACAGCCCTCACTTCCAG GAGATCCGCATGCTGAAGGAAGTGGTCGCTGTTTTTCCG GGCGATGAACTCATCACCACCTGCACATACAACACCGAGGATCGGAGCAGAGCCACCGTG GGAGGGTTTGGCATCCTGGAAGAGATGTGTGTGAACTACGTGCACTACTACCCCCagacccagctggagctgtgcaaaaGCGCTGTGGATCCAGGCTACCTGCACCGCTACTTCAACCTTGTGAACAG GTTTAACGATGAGGAGATCTGCATGTGCCCACAGGTGTCTGTCCCACAGCAGTTTCACTCCATCCCCTGGAACACCTTCAACAGGGATGTGCTGAAATCCCTTTATGGCTTTGCTCCGATCTCCATGCACTGCAACAAATCCTCTGCAGTCCGGTTCCCGGTAGGTACAGCCTCACCCCCAAAGCTTCCCGACAGAATTCCCAGGTGTAAGTTGTGTCTGAGGTGCTCAGGACACATCCAAACCCAgcaggctcagggcaggggaCTGGACCTGCCTGGAAATCCCTGGCTGATGCAGGACATGGAGCCCAgtcctgctctgtgcttggACAATAGATCTGGAGCCCACCATGGATGCTCCCAGCCAGATCCAGTTAGGAGATGCATTTGCATAAAGTGA
- the DBH gene encoding dopamine beta-hydroxylase isoform X2 — MQLKSITYPACPGGPAHKWAQPGIRCCPGRMQNSKSKPCSCPSLKLREMVSMYFTMVAAFLVILVVALQGSVPHESDFPYTVPLDPQGLLELSWNVSYPEQAVHFQLLIRDLRFGLLFGMSDRGEFENADLAVLWSDGHNSYFGDAWSDARGQLHMDSQQDYQLLGARRAPEGLYLLFRRAFSTCDPKDYLIEDGTVHLIYGILEKPVHSLQAINVSALHGGLQRVQLLKPNISIPELPSDMKTMEITAPDVVIPSQETTYWCYMAELPEGFPKHHIIMYEPVVTAGNEALVHHMEVFQCAAEFDSFPHYNGPCDSKMKPERLNYCRHVLAAWAMGAQAFYYPEEAGLAFGGPGSSRYLRLEIHYHNPLVFKGRRDSSGIRLYYTATLRPYDAGIMELGLVYTPVMAIPPGEDSFILTGYCTDKCTQLALPAAGIRIFASQLHTHLAGRKVVTVLSRDGRERQVVNADRHYSPHFQEIRMLKEVVAVFPGDELITTCTYNTEDRSRATVGGFGILEEMCVNYVHYYPQTQLELCKSAVDPGYLHRYFNLVNRFNDEEICMCPQVSVPQQFHSIPWNTFNRDVLKSLYGFAPISMHCNKSSAVRFPGEWEKQPLPRITGRLREPGPRCPPVPGPQPAAPVPLQLSQLRRD; from the exons ATGCAATTAAAGAGTATCACTTACCCAGCTTGCCCAGGAGGACCAGCACATAAATGGGCACAGCCAGGCATCAGGTGCTGTCCTGGCAGGATGCAGAACTCCAAGAgcaagccctgctcctgccccagcctcaAGCTGCGGGAGATGGTATCCATGTACTTCACCATGGTGGCGGCGTTCCTGGTCATCCTGgtggtggctctgcagggctcgGTGCCCCACGAGAGTGATTTCCCCTACACGGTGCCcctggatccccaggggctgctggagctctcctggaatGTCAGCTACCCCGAGCAAGCCGTGCATTTCCAGCTCCTCATCAGGGACCTGCGGTTCGGGCTCCTCTTCGGGATGTCGGACAGGGGCGAGTTTGAGAACGCGGACCTGGCCGTGCTCTGGAGCGATGGGCACAACTCCTACTTTGGG GATGCCTGGAGTGATGCCAGGGGGCAGCTCCACATGGATTCCCAGCAGGACTATCAGCTCCTTGGGGCTCGCAGGGCTCCTGAGGGGCTCTACCTCCTCTTCAGAAGAGCCTTCAGCACCTGTGACCCCAAGGACTACCTGATAGAG GATGGCACCGTGCACCTGATCTACGGCATCCTGGAGAAACCGGTGCATTCCCTACAAGCCATCAACGTCTCTGCCCTCCACGGGGGGCTGCAGAGGGTGCAGCTGCTAAAACCCAACATCAGCATCCCTGAGCTGCCCAGTGACATGAAGACCATGGAGATAACAGCCCCAGATGTTGTCATTCCCAGCCAGGAGACGACCTACTGGTGCTACATGGCAGAACTCCCAGAGGGCTTCCCCAAACACCACATCATCATG TACGAGCCAGTGGTCACGGCGGGCAATGAGGCTCTTGTGCACCACATGGAAGTTTTCCAGTGCGCGGCCGAGTTCGACAGCTTCCCCCACTACAACGGGCCCTGTGACTCCAAGATGAAACCAGAGCGCCTCAACTACTGCAGACACGTGCTGGCAGCTTGGGCCATGGGGGCACAG GCTTTCTATTACCCTGAAGAAGCAGGTCTTGCCTTTGGTGGCCCAGGCTCCTCCAGATATTTGCGTCTGGAGATCCATTACCACAATCCCCTGGTGTTCAAAG GTCGCCGTGACTCCTCAGGGATCCGTCTGTACTACACGGCCACACTTCGTCCTTATGATGCTGGAATCATGGAGCTGGGCTTGGTGTACACCCCAGTGATGGCCATTCCCCCTGGAGAGGACAGCTTCATCCTCACAGGGTACTGCACTGATAAATGCACCCAGCTG gctcTTCCCGCTGCTGGCATCCGCATCTTTGCCTCCCAGCTCCACACACACCTGGCAGGGAGGAAAGTGGTGACGGTGCTGTCCCGGGACGGGAGGGAGCGGCAGGTTGTGAACGCTGACAGACACTACAGCCCTCACTTCCAG GAGATCCGCATGCTGAAGGAAGTGGTCGCTGTTTTTCCG GGCGATGAACTCATCACCACCTGCACATACAACACCGAGGATCGGAGCAGAGCCACCGTG GGAGGGTTTGGCATCCTGGAAGAGATGTGTGTGAACTACGTGCACTACTACCCCCagacccagctggagctgtgcaaaaGCGCTGTGGATCCAGGCTACCTGCACCGCTACTTCAACCTTGTGAACAG GTTTAACGATGAGGAGATCTGCATGTGCCCACAGGTGTCTGTCCCACAGCAGTTTCACTCCATCCCCTGGAACACCTTCAACAGGGATGTGCTGAAATCCCTTTATGGCTTTGCTCCGATCTCCATGCACTGCAACAAATCCTCTGCAGTCCGGTTCCCG GGCGAGTGGGAGAAGCAGCCGCTGCCCCGCATCACCGGGAGGCTCCGGGAGCCCGGCCCCCGCTGCCCGCCCGTCCCGGGACCTCAGCCCGCTGCCCCCGTGCCCCTCCAGCTGAGCCAGCTCCGCAGGGactga